Proteins encoded by one window of Cloeon dipterum chromosome 4, ieCloDipt1.1, whole genome shotgun sequence:
- the LOC135943903 gene encoding zinc finger protein ush-like, whose translation MSRRKQSNPKPLKRDEFWNEGDGSENGGGERSPAAPASEALGADTKPSPPPADEDEPKLKVNASLATDPALRESPAAPAAAADTSSPVDALRFKPDAGLPLFPSGSSAGIFCLPAVPEASVPRAVKQENLEAVVVAVPPPPPPVPAPRQGKRPFGAGGVEPLGGPAGGAAAVAAISCFTCLPCNIKFSSRSTLEAHQTYYCSHRASAAPPRPSSPATPLTGKEGSSDTEPGSPGGGEGAEESAPPAAKVARRQYACPHCSYSADKKVSLNRHMRMHAAAPVSPAAPATPASSDQEQPPDAEALAAAAAGAALPPPALDRYCANCDIRFSNVRTYKAHKAHYCDTRHVVKPNAPSSPANASQASSGADLSRVGSAASPEASPAPPQAYLALPTTPVLLVPYHLVQAASLVTAPPLPAGAAHPSSACLVLLNGAVQPLELPPERPPTPPPPPPRRPEKHHRPSQASSEVCVNGGTFPLDLSLPRSGSGCGSDPEDEKENRGLNTSSPSQGSSRASSPASASPRPHHRLNGAAAPAKKQPEPPPTPPEALRKTPTTLLPPHLKLPKQLLVPELLGPLLGSQLALLQRPLLGAEAFQAAVGAAGVASPGAAGPQILVKQGTAKCESCNIVFCKLENFEVHKQYYCQGRSRPDAASAAASDAAPAATPSPPAAVQPQQPQQQPQTQAKLLQQFICGNCGIKFTSLNNLKAHQTYYCRDSHLQPANNCTNNNDPPPQDKKKCPKCKVSVGCEEAHECVVGAAGAVTSVLSSSGWRCPCCRSHLPTATAAQKHLEEQHAGLLRGFRCTICSYRGNTLRGMRTHIRAHLVQPPPVAAAHAQDKQGDVKEEDFIACVLHDELDAAAAAATSQAAADERPPAATPPAECSECDSHATPSPRPPAEAAATSGVEGSLVLSVSPGSCGSPIWAETQARMGGLKISVRMADRKEFKVGDRVFAKVRGYPSWPARVKSIITDAAANGKNTKIEVFFFGTYETAVCRPEEVCDYESNKEKLGKMQKRKFFKEALHEIENEPNTEGPQRIFEPPTDFQKDEDAMSEVSVSSSKPSRRQSVAKKRESVEAAEEEPRKKAKRADDSPSEGAEPERVSRSGRKIKPKRFLDEEEHEEERRTSGAEDTPRARSRPAAADEASRKVAAVAPIDPKPRAHPAPPTPTSAPAGATLETRRNEKQPHSVCGIKITVSKGGKVKGGDEFAPPTATVSPMVSGKKQQTPLQQAEARKMKVTFTQQQAQQVLDSDKTPDKVKEQLSKEMALKAKEREESARCKKAEKRRTRLLFLRIEVRLLQIDTIIKANLSLDKAETKPVLQVLDELKNLKLNPIMLKKHPDIVFTIKKLRRYVGNTKQWNHTDAEKEEFSKKAGEIRQKAGQIFEYFRFVLLGSKDATDVSAKFLKQISELREKTKNLTPVRLAALAKDPTVATNSEQSDDTDKDQKEERKEIGGDGKSGEKEASCSA comes from the exons GAGACGAATTCTGGAACGAGGGCGACGGCAGCGAGAACGGTGGCGGCGAGCGAAGTCCCGCGGCGCCGGCGAGCGAGGCCCTGGGCGCCGACACGaagccgtcgccgccgccggcggACGAGGACGAGCCCAAGCTGAAGGTGAACGCCAGCCTGGCCACCGACCCTGCCCTCAGGGAGTCGccagccgcccccgccgccgccgcagacACGTCTTCCCCTGTCGACGCTCTCAGGTTCAAACCTGATGCCGGCCTTCCCCTCTTCCCCTCAG GGTCGTCGGCGGGCATCTTCTGTCTTCCAGCAGTGCCAGAGGCGAGCGTCCCGAGGGCTGTGAAACAAGAGAATCTCGAGGCGGTGGTGGTtgcggtgccgccgccgccaccgcccgTGCCGGCGCCGCGGCAGGGCAAGCGTCCGTTCGGCGCCGGCGGCGTGGAGCCGCTGGGTGGGCCCGcgggcggcgccgccgccgtcgccgcgaTCAGCTGCTTCACGTGCCTGCCGTGCAACATCAAGTTCAGCTCGCGCAGCACCCTCGAAGCCCACCAAACCTACTACTGCTCGCACAGGGCCTCCGCCGCCCCGCCCAGGCCCTCTTCGCCCGCCACCCCACTCACAG GGAAGGAGGGCAGCAGCGACACGGAGCCGGGGAGTCCGGGCGGGGGCGAGGGGGCGGAGGAGTCGGCGCCGCCGGCGGCGAAGGTGGCGCGTCGTCAGTACGCGTGTCCGCACTGCTCGTACAGCGCCGACAAGAAGGTGAGCCTGAATCGGCACATGCGCATGCACGCGGCCGCCCCCGTGTcgcccgccgcccccgccaccCCCGCCTCCTCCGACCAGGAGCAGCCCCCGGACGCGGAGgcgctggcggcggcggccgcggggGCGGCGCTGCCCCCGCCGGCGCTCGACCGCTACTGCGCCAACTGCGACATCCGCTTCTCCAACGTGCGCACCTACAAGGCCCACAAGGCCCACTACTGCGACACCAGGCACGTCGTCAAGCCCAACGCGCCCTCCTCGCCGGCCAACGCCAGCCAG GCGTCGTCCGGCGCCGATCTGTCGAGAGTAGGTTCTGCGGCGTCTCCCGAGGCGTCGCCGGCGCCGCCTCAGGCGTACCTGGCGCTGCCGACGACGCCAGTGCTGCTGGTGCCGTACCATTTGGTGCAGGCGGCCAGTCTGGTGAcggcgccgccgctgccagcCGGCGCCGCACACCCCAGCAGCGCCTGCCTCGTGCTGCTCAACGGCGCCGTCCAGCCCCTCGAGCTGCCCCCCGAACGGCCGCCcacgccgcctccgccgcccccCAGACGACCCGAAAAACACCACAGGCCTTCGCag GCGTCGTCGGAGGTGTGCGTGAACGGCGGCACCTTCCCTTTGGACCTGAGTTTGCCACGGTCAGGCTCAGGGTGCGGCTCCGACCCTGAGGACGAGAAGGAGAACCGCGGGCTGAACACATCGTCGCCGTCGCAGGGCTCATCGCGTGCGTCGTCGCCGGCGTCGGCGTCACCCCGGCCGCACCACAGGCTCAacggcgccgccgcccccgccaaGAAGCAGCCGGAGCCGCCGCCCACGCCACCGGAGGCCCTCCGCAAGACGCCGACCACCCTCCTCCCGCCACACCTCAAACTACCAAAG CAGCTGTTGGTTCCGGAGCTGCTGGGTCCGCTGCTGGGATCGCAGTTGGCGCTGCTGCAGCGGCCGCTGCTGGGCGCGGAGGCGTTCCAGGCGGCGGTgggggcggcgggggtggCGAGCCCTGGGGCGGCGGGGCCGCAGATCCTGGTGAAGCAGGGCACGGCCAAGTGCGAGAGCTGCAACATCGTCTTCTGCAAGCTGGAGAACTTCGAGGTGCACAAGCAGTACTACTGCCAGGGCCGCAGCCGCCCCgacgccgcctccgccgccgcctccgacgCGGCCCCGGCCGCCACGCCGTCGCCGCCGGCCGCcgtgcagccgcagcagccgcagcagcagccgcaaacGCAGGCCAAGCTGCTGCAGCAGTTCATCTGCGGCAACTGCGGCATCAAGTTCACCTCGCTGAACAACCTCAAGGCCCACCAGACCTACTACTGCCGCGACAGCCACCTCCAGCCGGCCAACAACTGCACCAACAATAACGACCCTCCGCCGCAGGACAAGAAAAAGTGCCCCAAGTGcaag GTGAGCGTCGGCTGCGAGGAGGCGCACGAGTGCGTGGtgggggcggcgggggcggtTACCTCGGTGCTGTCGTCGAGCGGGTGGCGGTGTCCGTGCTGCAGGTCGCACCTTCCGACGGCGACCGCCGCGCAGAAGCACCTGGAGGAGCAGCACGCGGGGCTGCTGCGCGGCTTCCGCTGCACCATCTGCAGCTACCGGGGCAACACCCTGCGCGGCATGCGCACCCACATCAGGGCGCACCtggtgcagccgccgccggtCGCCGCCGCGCACGCGCAGGACAAGCAAGGTGACGTCAAGGAGGAGGACTTCATCGCGTGCGTGCTGCACGACGAGCTCgacgccgcggccgccgccgccaccagccAGGCGGCCGCGGACGAGCGGCCACCGGCGGCCACGCCCCCCGCCGAGTGCAGCGAATGCGACTCGCACGCCACGCCTAGTCCGCGGCCGCCGGCCGAAGCAGCCGCCACA AGTGGAGTGGAGGGCAGTCTTGTTTTGAGTGTAAGTCCAGGTTCATGTGGTAGCCCGATCTGGGCCGAGACACAGGCGAGAATGGGCGGTTTGAAG ATTAGCGTCAGGATGGCGGACAGAAAAGAGTTCAAAGTCGGCGACCGGGTGTTCGCCAAGGTTCGCGGCTACCCCTCGTGGCCGGCCAGG GTGAAGAGCATCATCACCgacgcggcggccaacggcAAAAACACCAAGATCGAAGTCTTCTTCTTCGGCACCTACGAAAC AGCTGTGTGCCGTCCTGAGGAGGTCTGCGACTACGAGAGCAACAAGGAGAAGCTTGGCAAAATGCAGAAGCGAAAGTTCTTCAAAGAGGCGCTGCACGAGATCGAGAATGAGCCCAACACCGAGGGCCCCCAACGCATCTTCGAGCCTCCAACCGACTTCCAGAAAG ACGAAGACGCCATGTCGGAGGTGAGCGTGTCGTCGTCCAAGCCGTCGCGGCGGCAGTCGGTGGCGAAGAAGCGCGAGTCcgtggaggcggcggaggaggAGCCGCGGAAGAAGGCGAAGCGGGCCGACGACAGTCCCTCAGAGGGCGCCGAGCCGGAGCGCGTGAGCCGCAGCGGCCGCAAAATCAAGCCGAAACGCTTCCTGGACGAGGAGGAGCACGAAGAGGAGCGCAGGACGAGCGGCGCCGAGGACACGCCAAGGGCCAGGAGCAGGCCGGCGGCCGCCGACGAGGCCAGCAGGAAGGTGGCCGCCGTCGCCCCGATCGACCCCAAGCCCCGCGCCCACCCGGCCCCTCCGACCCCCACTTCCGCCCCCGCCGGCGCCACGCTGGAGACTAGGAGGAATGAAAAGCAGCCGCACTCGGTATGTGGCATCAAAATAACg GTGTCGAAGGGTGGAAAAGTAAAGGGTGGCGACGAGTTTGCGCCGCCAACGGCGACGGTGAGTCCGATGGTGTCtgggaaaaagcagcagacgcCGCTGCAGCAGGCAGAGGCGAGGAAGATGAAGGTGACGTTCACGCAGCAGCAGGCGCAGCAGGTGCTGGACAGCGACAAGACGCCGGACAAGGTGAAGGAGCAGCTGAGCAAGGAGATGGCCCTGAAGGCCAAGGAGCGCGAGGAGAGCGCGCGCTGCAAGAAGGCCGAGAAGCGGCGCACGCGGCTGCTCTTCCTGCGGATCGAGGTGCGCCTCCTGCAGATCGACACCATCATCAAGGCCAACCTGAGCCTCGACAAGGCCGAGACCAAGCCCGTGCTGCAGGTGCTCGACGAGCTCAAGAACCTCAAACTCAACCCGATCATGCTCAAGAAGCACCCGGACATCGTCTTCACTATCAAGAAGCTGCGCAGGTACGTCGGAAACACCAAGCAGTGGAACCACACCGACGCCGAGAAG GAGGAGTTTTCCAAGAAGGCTGGTGAAATCAGGCAGAAGGCGGGCCAAATTTTCGAGTACTTCAGGTTTGTGCTGCTCGGCTCGAAAGACGCGACGGACGTGAGTGCAAAGTTTCTCAAGCAGATCAGCGAGCTGCGGGAAAAGACCAAAAACCTGACGCCCGTCCGCCTGGCCGCCCTCGCCAAGGACCCAA CCGTCGCTACGAATTCTGAGCAGAGCGACGACACGGACAAGGACCAGAAGGAGGAGCGCAAG gaaattggtGGTGACGGGAAGAGCGGCGAGAAAGAAGCAAGCTGCTCGGCTTAA